TGCATCTGAGGATGTGAAGCCAGCGGTAAAAGATGCAGCTAACTCCGTCAAGGATGCAACGCATAATGTTGCAGACTCCGTTAAAGGTGCATCTGAGGATGTGAAGCCAGCGGTAAAAGATGCAGCTAACTCCGTCAAGGGTGCAACTCAGGATGTCAAGTCCTCCGTACAATCATCTGCAAAAGATGCAGCTAACTCAGTTAAGGGTGCAACTCAGGATGCCAAGTCATCTGTAAAAGGTGCAGCTAATAATGTTAAGACTGCTGCTGAAGATGCCAAGTCAACTAATCATCAGAACATCACACCGTCTGATAATCAGAACGTCAAGCTATACGAAGAGCAGCTGATTGCAGGAAAAGCTCAAGTTAAAACTGGAGAAATCGGTATTGGCAAGCGTGTTGAAACCAAGACCGCTAACGTTTCAATCCCAGTAGAAAAAGAACGAGTTGTGATTGAGCGCACTAACCCTGTAGACGCTGGAACGCCAGTATCTCCAAGTCAAGTGGATTTCCAGAATCAGGAAGTTGCTCGGATGGAAGTTCATGAAGAAAGAGCTTACCTGGATAAGCAAGCTTTCGTGCATGAAGAAGTTAACATTCACAAAGAAGTGGATCGCGATACAGTTGAACTTCAAGATAAAGTTCGTCGCGAGAAGTTAGACGTTGATGCTCAAGGTCGTACTATCGTTGATAAAACCAACAAAGTGTAAAAACTTGAGTCTAGCTGATAAAAGCTTGCACTGAGAAGGTTTAGTTTAGGGTGGGTCATCACGATCCGCTCTTTCCTGTAAAATCCTTTTTCGCCAAGTTTTGAGCTAACAAAAATAGCAATTTCCTGCTTCTAGGAACTGCGAACAACTTTTTTGATGGATGCGATCGCGTTTCCCAGCACTACGTTATCGCGCTACTTTTTTCAAACTTTTACTACTTCTTCCATCACTTCTTGTATCAAAAGAATTTAGATAACAAGCAACTAAAATTAGGCAATAAAGGTGAACTTATTTCATCATTGCTAAACAGCGTTACTATTAATTGCAACGCTGAGTTACTACGACGATAAACTTCTATTTTTTGCAAGCGCCAATCAACAATCCAGTATTCTTGTACTCCTCGCACTGAGTATAATTTAAGTTTAGCTTCTCTATCTCGGCGTTCATTTTGCACTCCCGAAGATAATACCTCTACAACTAACTCTGGTGCGCCTGTCAGGTGTCCTGAATCATCTACCAGAGCAGCTAATTTTTCTTTACTAATCCAAATCACATCCGGCTCTACATTATCAGCTTCCGTGAAAATAATGCCCGGATTAATAAATGCCTCCCCCAGTCCAGTGTCTTCTGACCAAGCTTGTAACTTTCGGTACATGTTGCCACAAGTGCGTTGATGGCTCAAATGGGGGGATCTAGACATAAACAACTCTCCATCAATAATCTCGTAGCGCGTACCGTTCTCTGGCAATAGCTCCAAATCTGCGGTAGTCCAGCGTACCCCTTGATTTACTGTTTGACTCATAAAAGCAATCCTTGTGAGTAGCTATATATTCTAGATTAGCTGCACTTCCCACACCCTTGACACTTGTGTAGTACGTTTTGTAGCATAAATATTGCCGCACAAGTGGCAAATGTCTTTTCATGGCTCTGGTAAGGCAGAGTATTTGTCCTATGATTCCCCGAACGCGCATCCGTAATATTGGCATTTCCGCTCACATCGACTCTGGTAAAACCACCCTCAGTGAGCGGATTCTGTACTACACGGGCAAAATTTACAAGATTGGCGAAGTTCGGGGAGGTAGCGATCGCGCTACGTTGGACTACATGGAGTTGGAGCAACAAAAAGGCATTACTATTACTTCCGCAGCGACAACTTGTGTATGGAATGATACGCAGATTAACCTGATCGATACTCCGGGACACGTAGACTTCACAATTGAAGTGGAGCGTGCATTACGGGTTCTTGATGGTGCGATTATGGTGCTGTGCGCTGTTGCTGGTGTGCAATCGCAATCTATCACCGTAGATAGGCAGATGAAGCGCTACCGAGTGCCGCGTATTGCCTTCATTAATAAGATGGATCGGGCGGGTGCAAATCCTTTCCGAGTCGTGCGATCGCTGCGAGAAAAACTAGGTTTAAACCCGGTACTGCTTCAGTATCCTATTGGCAGCGAGGATAAGTTTGAAGGCGTCATTGATTTGATTGAAATGACAGCAAACTATTTTGCTGGAGAAAAAGGCGAAATTCGCGTTATTGAGTCGATTCCCGAACACTTACGCGAGGAGGCAAAAGAAGCACGAGAAAAGATGCTCGATCAACTCTCTATGTTCTCCGAACCGATGATGGAGATGCTACTTGAGAGCGAAGAAATTCCTAAAGAAATGATTTGGGAAGCCCTTCGTCGGGCAACTTTAAGCTTGCAATTAACTCCAGTTCTGATGGGTTCCGCCTTCAAAAATAAGGGGGTTCAGAACTTATTGGATGCTGTTGCTCTTTACTTGCCGTCCCCAGTGGATAGAGATGTGGTGAAAGCGATCGCGATTCCGACCAATGAGCCGATTCATGTCTATCCAGACACGGAAGTCGCACTCGTTGCCTTGGCTTTCAAAATCGCCAAAGATGAGTACGGACAACTGACTTATACCCGC
Above is a window of Coleofasciculus sp. FACHB-1120 DNA encoding:
- a CDS encoding Uma2 family endonuclease, encoding MSQTVNQGVRWTTADLELLPENGTRYEIIDGELFMSRSPHLSHQRTCGNMYRKLQAWSEDTGLGEAFINPGIIFTEADNVEPDVIWISKEKLAALVDDSGHLTGAPELVVEVLSSGVQNERRDREAKLKLYSVRGVQEYWIVDWRLQKIEVYRRSNSALQLIVTLFSNDEISSPLLPNFSCLLSKFF